One window of the Acetomicrobium thermoterrenum DSM 13490 genome contains the following:
- a CDS encoding glycosyltransferase family 4 protein — MKIAFDCSPLLKKKTGIGWYCYHLLEEFINIPEDEFSLFSFSLKSRKPDLPLGWKERPKTHYHFYAPLPKVSLLLLSKCFGEKVSRPLMAAVDVAHFTNFTAFPIRGAKTVSTVHDLAFLRFPRTIELKSYITLKACLRFSLDIADRIIVPSFSTKKDIVDFYKYPEKKIVVIPLGVNHDIYRPIADIHSLNAFKQKHSLGRYILFLGTLEPRKNTARLLDAYSILCKKMGVEQAPDLIFGGGRGWKNKAFEVKYQNLDKPIRNKIRFLGYLPQEELPFLYSGADVFVFPSLWEGFGLPPLEAMACGTPVVTSNVSSLPEVVGDAAILVDPNSAEEIADAIYQILIDEHLALSLRSAGLTQAAKFTWSNTALQTYKVYESTVKGSYV, encoded by the coding sequence GTGAAGATCGCCTTTGACTGCTCTCCGCTGCTAAAGAAAAAAACAGGCATTGGATGGTATTGTTATCATTTGTTGGAAGAGTTTATTAATATCCCAGAAGATGAGTTTTCATTGTTTTCTTTTAGTCTAAAATCTAGGAAGCCCGATCTACCGCTTGGGTGGAAAGAAAGGCCAAAAACGCATTATCATTTTTATGCTCCTTTGCCTAAGGTTTCTCTCTTGCTCTTATCTAAGTGCTTTGGTGAGAAAGTTTCTCGACCACTGATGGCCGCGGTAGATGTGGCTCATTTTACCAATTTTACAGCCTTTCCAATTAGAGGAGCCAAAACAGTTTCGACCGTTCACGATCTAGCCTTTCTTCGATTCCCAAGAACAATAGAACTCAAAAGCTATATCACATTAAAAGCTTGTCTGCGATTTTCTTTGGATATTGCAGATCGGATTATCGTTCCGTCATTTAGCACTAAAAAAGATATTGTTGATTTTTATAAGTATCCTGAAAAAAAAATAGTAGTTATACCCCTCGGCGTGAATCATGATATTTATAGACCTATAGCAGATATACATTCGTTAAATGCTTTCAAGCAAAAACATTCATTAGGACGATATATCTTATTCTTGGGAACGTTGGAGCCGAGAAAAAACACGGCTAGATTGCTCGATGCTTACTCGATCTTGTGTAAAAAGATGGGAGTGGAACAGGCACCGGATTTGATCTTTGGGGGAGGAAGGGGATGGAAAAATAAAGCCTTTGAAGTGAAATATCAAAATCTCGACAAACCCATCAGAAACAAGATCCGCTTTCTGGGATATTTGCCTCAAGAAGAATTGCCCTTCCTGTATTCGGGAGCTGACGTTTTTGTCTTTCCTTCTCTATGGGAGGGATTCGGTTTGCCTCCCCTTGAGGCTATGGCCTGTGGCACACCTGTTGTGACATCCAACGTTTCTTCTTTACCTGAGGTCGTAGGAGATGCTGCTATTTTAGTAGACCCAAACTCTGCTGAGGAAATTGCTGATGCTATATACCAAATATTAATTGACGAACATTTGGCATTAAGTTTGAGATCCGCGGGTTTAACACAAGCAGCAAAGTTTACGTGGAGTAATACAGCTCTGCAAACTTATAAAGTATACGAAAGCACGGTAAAGGGTTCATATGTTTGA
- a CDS encoding YjbH domain-containing protein has translation MSPSNGGITGLWEYPTAEILDDGQGRFGYTDANPYITYYLALGYLPNVELNFRITHVSNVPLNLEKYPRFGSYKDHEFDVKYLLLPQEGIRPAIAAGIMDISTTEHFKSYYVVGTYRVGQFALTGGWGSDRMGGVFGGISWQPYDWLELKGEYGSMDYSDDIFSGKRPIIEVEADYNYGAIIKTSWADVSVSYQRGDELCIAIYRPFDLHDRPIFGNKKRPYRDAPLDNLKSWTEVDTLDLVSELSVAIPNRLGVRNVEIKADKANKNLLISYENVGYSSEAEAMARVLYLASHMIPWDTNTLVLRACVRGKPVTNVEIPGEHCALLRLNALRKEYSQEALAYWANPSSKEGNDETWNYTSDPTAQDKDEHTYKAYVAYEPRILRSDYEDYDARWSVDVAYEWNSTHGQGGVFDVRIPVKRHGKEEDFAYEPWTNEKTRIWQAVFSNMERIDKNTFELYEAGWLDALWFGGNYWRRTYFDNGRYFTGIRLGLVHERDPEDFASFADDPICLYHDGCENIDLENDGWMGAALFQVGYHEPRYDLDLMAEVGKFVDDDDTGFKLSMMRHWDDVGVGFYVTRADTLRAGKDYSFVGVELEIPTNIFFGSDTNYIWNQDIIMTGGWPYYTGRVPWHWKDPDLMWGQLNPDKLIKNLYERLEQGQSMAKEMKYSMQEGGNTYVP, from the coding sequence ATGTCTCCGTCCAATGGAGGCATTACGGGTCTTTGGGAGTACCCGACCGCCGAAATCTTGGATGACGGGCAAGGAAGGTTCGGCTACACCGATGCAAACCCTTACATCACATATTACCTCGCATTGGGTTACCTTCCGAACGTTGAGCTCAACTTTCGAATCACTCACGTCAGTAATGTCCCCCTGAACTTGGAAAAGTATCCTCGATTTGGCAGTTATAAGGACCATGAGTTTGACGTCAAATACCTTCTTTTGCCTCAGGAAGGCATCAGGCCGGCCATAGCAGCGGGCATCATGGACATTAGCACGACAGAGCACTTCAAGTCATATTATGTAGTTGGTACTTACAGGGTAGGCCAATTTGCTCTCACTGGGGGTTGGGGCTCCGATCGCATGGGAGGCGTCTTTGGGGGGATATCTTGGCAGCCCTATGATTGGCTCGAACTAAAGGGCGAATACGGATCTATGGACTACAGTGACGACATATTTAGCGGGAAACGCCCCATAATAGAAGTCGAAGCCGATTACAACTACGGAGCTATCATTAAAACCTCTTGGGCCGATGTAAGCGTGAGCTATCAAAGGGGTGACGAGTTATGCATTGCTATTTATCGTCCCTTTGATTTGCATGACCGCCCGATCTTCGGCAATAAGAAACGACCCTATCGAGATGCTCCTTTAGATAATCTAAAATCATGGACAGAAGTCGATACACTAGATCTAGTAAGCGAGCTTTCCGTGGCCATTCCAAACCGTTTAGGCGTTAGGAATGTAGAGATAAAAGCCGACAAAGCAAATAAAAATTTATTAATAAGCTATGAAAATGTTGGATACAGCTCGGAAGCCGAAGCTATGGCAAGGGTCTTGTATCTGGCCTCACACATGATACCCTGGGATACCAATACTTTGGTGCTAAGAGCCTGCGTTCGGGGAAAACCCGTGACCAACGTCGAAATTCCAGGTGAACACTGCGCGCTCTTGAGGTTAAACGCGCTTAGAAAGGAATATTCTCAAGAGGCGTTGGCTTACTGGGCAAACCCGTCCTCGAAAGAAGGCAATGACGAAACTTGGAATTACACCTCTGACCCGACTGCCCAGGATAAAGACGAACATACCTACAAAGCTTACGTTGCATACGAACCCAGGATTTTACGGTCAGACTACGAAGATTACGATGCTCGCTGGAGCGTCGACGTGGCTTATGAATGGAACTCCACCCATGGCCAGGGAGGTGTCTTTGACGTTCGCATCCCCGTAAAAAGACATGGCAAGGAAGAAGACTTCGCATATGAACCATGGACCAACGAAAAGACAAGAATATGGCAGGCAGTGTTTAGCAACATGGAGCGTATTGATAAGAACACTTTCGAGCTTTACGAAGCCGGATGGCTTGACGCCCTTTGGTTTGGCGGAAATTATTGGAGGCGGACTTATTTCGATAATGGTCGTTATTTCACAGGGATAAGGCTTGGATTAGTCCACGAACGAGACCCCGAGGACTTTGCATCCTTTGCAGATGACCCTATCTGTCTGTATCATGACGGATGTGAGAACATCGACTTGGAAAACGATGGCTGGATGGGAGCTGCTTTGTTTCAGGTTGGATATCACGAACCTCGCTACGATTTGGATCTTATGGCCGAAGTGGGAAAGTTTGTCGACGATGACGATACAGGCTTTAAATTGTCGATGATGAGACATTGGGACGATGTTGGAGTTGGTTTTTACGTAACACGAGCCGACACATTGAGAGCAGGCAAGGATTATTCTTTCGTCGGAGTTGAACTAGAAATACCAACAAACATATTTTTTGGATCCGACACGAATTATATATGGAATCAGGATATAATAATGACAGGCGGCTGGCCTTACTATACTGGCAGAGTGCCATGGCATTGGAAAGATCCCGATTTAATGTGGGGACAGTTGAATCCCGATAAATTGATTAAAAATTTATACGAACGACTAGAGCAAGGCCAAAGCATGGCCAAAGAGATGAAATACTCGATGCAAGAGGGAGGAAATACGTATGTACCATAG
- a CDS encoding SLBB domain-containing protein encodes MYHRMWKFAFIWSLVFITLMCLSPLTFEAQAQEGSVSAPGGSIQAPGSAPAQGSPGLPSNLQNIQNILQNVAPAQEAPAAQPGQISAPQEETPAEAPTYAPVEVGEQMTPEAFSALSDAQLDQLFLNTPASQVMRMLPRFGTEFFRQAPSTYAPVMAVPVGPDYVVGPGDEIRISIWGMIEDQWSVTVDRDGNLSLPGAGVIGAAGMTFSQLQQAIKKEYSRYYTNFDLNVTMGRLRTILVYVVGNARRPGAYTVSSLATLVNALLASGGPSQTGSMRNIQVRRNGKVVTNFDMYDMLLKGDTLNDIRLMPGDVIFIGEVGQLVGIVGNVKRPGLYELKERVRLGDLIDMAGGLTGQSFKGRVQIMRVEDRRYLTLVEGDLDTLGKDFMQRFAVQDGDIVRLFPVARSTSTVRITGPVATPGEYAIEPGITKLSEVINRAGGLSYMASNQAEITRVTVTQLGPVTQHLLINLEKAMRGDPKNDIPLEMNDYIFVRAVPEWDLYATVTISGEVKYPGVYTIKKGETLSDLIERAGGYTDRAFLPGAIFTRESVRESQRRSIDEMVQRLERELYTASAAGTASSLTSEDAKLVEMETQQKRRMLDVLRQTRATGRVVIRLEDPPTLLKKTPYDLLLEEGDHLHIPREAQTINVAGNVLNPSSFIFEPYSTYNNYIEKAGGYGRNADRSRVYLLKADGSAVRVGHLKKPPYIERGDTIIVPEKIQVVSDLRRTSDIVDIVYKTAISAAVVIDALDD; translated from the coding sequence ATGTACCATAGGATGTGGAAGTTTGCATTTATCTGGTCTTTAGTTTTTATTACACTTATGTGTCTTTCGCCGCTGACCTTCGAGGCACAGGCCCAAGAAGGTTCCGTAAGCGCACCGGGGGGATCTATCCAAGCGCCTGGCAGTGCGCCTGCGCAAGGATCTCCCGGATTGCCATCTAACCTGCAAAACATTCAAAACATCCTGCAGAACGTTGCACCCGCGCAGGAAGCTCCAGCGGCCCAGCCTGGCCAGATCTCGGCTCCCCAGGAAGAAACTCCAGCTGAAGCGCCTACGTATGCGCCTGTTGAAGTTGGAGAACAAATGACACCTGAGGCTTTCAGCGCGCTTTCAGATGCTCAGTTGGATCAGCTTTTTCTTAACACACCTGCATCACAGGTAATGCGAATGCTACCCCGTTTTGGCACCGAGTTTTTCAGGCAAGCCCCATCTACGTATGCGCCGGTGATGGCGGTGCCCGTGGGGCCGGATTACGTAGTCGGACCGGGTGACGAAATTCGCATCTCCATATGGGGTATGATAGAAGATCAGTGGAGCGTAACGGTGGATCGCGACGGCAACTTAAGCCTTCCCGGTGCGGGCGTAATTGGTGCTGCTGGAATGACCTTTTCTCAGCTACAACAGGCGATCAAAAAAGAATACTCCCGCTACTATACGAACTTCGATCTAAACGTCACCATGGGTCGTCTTCGCACAATATTAGTGTATGTAGTGGGCAACGCCAGAAGGCCCGGAGCCTATACGGTATCCTCCCTTGCTACGCTGGTAAATGCACTCCTCGCCTCAGGCGGTCCGAGCCAAACCGGCTCCATGCGCAACATACAGGTCAGAAGAAACGGCAAAGTTGTTACTAATTTCGATATGTATGACATGCTCCTTAAGGGAGACACATTAAACGATATACGCCTGATGCCCGGCGACGTGATTTTTATTGGCGAGGTTGGACAATTAGTCGGTATTGTTGGAAACGTAAAAAGGCCAGGATTATATGAACTAAAAGAAAGAGTTAGGCTCGGTGACCTCATAGATATGGCAGGTGGCCTTACAGGGCAGTCCTTCAAGGGTCGGGTTCAAATCATGCGCGTAGAAGACAGGCGTTATCTAACTTTGGTGGAAGGGGATCTAGATACCCTTGGCAAAGATTTCATGCAGAGATTTGCAGTGCAGGACGGCGATATCGTGAGGCTTTTCCCCGTCGCTCGGAGCACAAGTACGGTTCGCATAACGGGACCGGTAGCAACACCAGGCGAGTACGCCATAGAACCGGGCATAACAAAGCTTTCTGAAGTTATAAACAGAGCCGGCGGGCTTAGCTACATGGCCTCAAATCAGGCAGAAATAACAAGGGTGACCGTGACACAACTAGGTCCCGTAACTCAACATCTGCTGATAAACCTGGAAAAAGCAATGAGGGGAGATCCTAAAAACGACATTCCTCTCGAGATGAACGATTATATATTCGTAAGGGCAGTACCGGAATGGGATTTGTACGCCACTGTAACTATTTCAGGAGAAGTTAAATACCCTGGAGTTTACACAATCAAAAAAGGTGAGACTTTATCCGACCTAATCGAACGTGCCGGAGGATATACGGATCGAGCTTTCTTGCCGGGGGCCATATTTACGAGGGAATCGGTACGCGAGTCTCAACGGCGAAGCATCGACGAGATGGTCCAGCGCCTGGAGCGTGAACTTTACACGGCAAGCGCCGCAGGCACTGCTTCTTCTTTGACTTCCGAGGATGCAAAGCTTGTAGAAATGGAAACCCAGCAAAAGCGAAGAATGCTTGACGTGTTAAGGCAGACTAGGGCAACGGGCCGTGTGGTCATTAGGCTTGAAGATCCGCCAACTTTACTTAAAAAGACTCCCTACGACCTCCTTCTCGAGGAAGGAGACCACCTTCACATACCACGCGAGGCCCAGACAATCAACGTGGCAGGGAACGTGTTAAATCCCTCCTCCTTCATATTCGAGCCCTACTCCACCTATAACAACTACATAGAAAAAGCCGGGGGATACGGCAGAAACGCTGACAGAAGCAGGGTATATTTACTAAAAGCCGATGGCAGTGCCGTTCGCGTAGGCCACTTGAAGAAACCACCATATATCGAACGAGGCGATACCATAATAGTGCCCGAAAAAATCCAGGTCGTCTCAGACCTCAGGAGGACAAGCGATATAGTAGACATAGTTTATAAGACAGCTATTAGTGCTGCCGTGGTCATCGATGCCCTCGATGATTAG
- a CDS encoding GumC family protein: MVDEYNQNKKDQLSEPGEHGPVEVPPSNAYEEDEIDLLDLALVLAKHKRLIIGIAFVACLVALILGFIMTPIYRAETHLVPPQSLAGKLPSSILTMIPPEFRTLAIQSGAIKTTADLIAGIAKSRTLVDNIIDKFNLLDYYHVETRDAARSALSGAISAKVDEKTSLITIAVEDKDPVMAADMTNAIVDELQNLLQGLALTQVSQQRLFLENQLKQAHHNLMQAEEEFQKYQALSGLLNVDVQMQALMDSIANIQAQIAVKEVQLKAARTFATAQNPEIKRLQAELAGLKKELKNLEAKAGRDNPNLIPAFEEIPKAGMEYARRLRDLKFQETLYETLLQQYQAAVMAEASEGLVLQVIDPAIPPELKIKPRRKLMLIVAGFLGLFVGIFAAFIKEFIDNSSKNPESADKMALLKSYLRRI; the protein is encoded by the coding sequence TTGGTTGATGAATATAATCAAAATAAAAAGGATCAACTGTCTGAACCGGGAGAACATGGACCTGTTGAGGTCCCTCCATCCAACGCTTATGAGGAGGATGAAATCGATCTGCTCGATTTGGCATTAGTCTTGGCCAAGCATAAAAGGTTGATCATAGGTATCGCCTTTGTTGCCTGTCTTGTCGCTTTAATATTGGGATTTATAATGACGCCTATTTATAGGGCGGAAACTCACCTTGTACCGCCACAATCGCTTGCCGGGAAACTTCCTTCTAGCATATTGACTATGATTCCCCCGGAGTTTCGAACATTGGCCATTCAGTCCGGTGCCATAAAGACGACGGCTGACTTGATTGCTGGCATTGCAAAAAGTCGCACCTTGGTCGATAATATAATTGATAAATTTAACCTATTGGATTACTATCATGTTGAAACAAGAGATGCTGCACGTTCTGCCCTCTCCGGAGCAATAAGCGCTAAGGTCGATGAGAAGACAAGTCTCATAACGATTGCTGTAGAGGATAAAGATCCAGTCATGGCTGCAGATATGACTAACGCTATTGTCGATGAGCTTCAAAACTTGCTTCAAGGCCTGGCGTTAACTCAAGTATCTCAGCAACGCCTTTTCCTGGAAAACCAACTTAAGCAAGCCCATCACAACTTGATGCAGGCAGAAGAGGAGTTTCAAAAATATCAAGCACTATCAGGATTACTGAACGTGGACGTTCAGATGCAGGCATTGATGGATTCCATCGCAAACATCCAAGCCCAAATTGCCGTAAAAGAAGTCCAACTAAAAGCTGCCAGGACATTTGCCACGGCTCAAAACCCGGAAATTAAACGCCTTCAAGCAGAGTTGGCCGGGCTTAAAAAAGAACTTAAAAACTTGGAGGCCAAGGCCGGTAGAGATAACCCAAACCTCATCCCGGCCTTCGAAGAAATACCTAAGGCAGGGATGGAATATGCAAGACGTTTACGCGACCTCAAATTTCAAGAGACTTTATACGAAACGCTGCTGCAGCAATACCAAGCTGCCGTCATGGCTGAAGCAAGCGAAGGTTTGGTTTTGCAGGTGATAGATCCAGCCATACCCCCTGAGCTTAAAATAAAGCCAAGACGGAAGCTCATGTTAATCGTTGCCGGATTCCTTGGATTATTTGTCGGTATATTTGCCGCCTTCATCAAGGAATTTATAGACAACTCTTCAAAGAATCCAGAAAGCGCTGATAAGATGGCGCTGCTTAAGTCTTACCTTCGAAGGATTTAA
- a CDS encoding polysaccharide biosynthesis protein → MKAFRKSCVLKLSIDWFLSCVLCVLLAFYLRLEGSVFAYVQLILPYIFVSTAALFVAEFIWRLPLRSWRSTGIPDLVTLLKTMIFFGLSVSGLCFIGGTAFRVPRSIPIIHAFLSMLALGGSRMLFRCYYERHGCKISGRYSDAKNILIAGAGEAGTMIAREMLRHSEAGLRPVGFLDDDPTKKGIKILGLPVLGPIDSLPEEVKKHDIEEVLIAIPSGDGRLVRRIVDLSQKAGVSYRIIPGIYQVLSGAVSISQIRKVDIEDLLGREPVELDIDAISKYLRDKRILVTGAGGSIGSEIVRQVARFSPEFMVLLGRGENSLFELEFEIKTSFPGLKYELVIADVQNRQKLERIFKKFRPQVVFHAAAHKHVPMMEANPDQAIINNVGGTRNVAELALEWSVEHFINISTDKAVNPTSIMGASKRIAEMIVRSIASKAAPWQSFVSVRFGNVLGSRGSVIPIFKRQIAAGGPVTVTHPEMKRYFMTIPEAAQLVLQAAALPYNGKVYVLDMGEPVMIKNLAEDLIKLSGFTPYEDIDIVYTGLRPGEKLFEELLMAEEGTVESPHEKIFIANQNGIDESFCEKLNYLLKVAHEGDVEEIIATIKSIVPNFRVDNEKVTPADRITINNI, encoded by the coding sequence ATGAAGGCCTTTCGGAAAAGTTGTGTTTTGAAGTTATCTATTGATTGGTTTCTCTCTTGTGTTTTATGTGTTTTGTTGGCTTTTTATTTGCGGTTGGAAGGCAGCGTATTCGCTTATGTGCAATTAATACTTCCTTACATATTCGTGTCTACTGCAGCTTTATTCGTAGCTGAATTTATCTGGCGACTTCCTCTGCGTTCTTGGCGAAGCACGGGAATCCCGGATTTGGTGACGTTATTGAAAACCATGATATTTTTTGGTTTATCCGTTTCTGGGTTATGCTTCATAGGGGGCACGGCTTTTCGGGTGCCTCGCAGCATTCCCATTATACATGCCTTTCTATCGATGCTAGCCTTGGGCGGGTCGCGGATGCTTTTCAGGTGTTACTATGAACGTCACGGCTGTAAAATTTCAGGGCGATATAGCGATGCCAAAAATATCCTGATAGCCGGCGCAGGCGAGGCCGGAACCATGATTGCCCGCGAAATGCTTCGGCATTCGGAAGCAGGCTTGAGGCCAGTTGGTTTTTTGGATGACGACCCGACAAAGAAGGGCATTAAGATATTAGGCCTTCCCGTGCTTGGCCCAATTGACTCCTTACCAGAGGAGGTAAAAAAGCACGACATAGAGGAGGTTTTAATCGCAATTCCCTCCGGTGATGGCCGCCTTGTACGGCGAATTGTGGATTTGTCTCAAAAAGCAGGGGTTTCCTATAGAATTATACCTGGGATTTACCAAGTTCTTTCCGGAGCCGTCTCCATTTCGCAAATTCGTAAAGTGGACATAGAAGATTTACTTGGCAGGGAACCGGTTGAGCTCGATATTGACGCCATATCGAAATATCTAAGGGACAAACGCATCCTTGTGACGGGGGCGGGAGGATCCATAGGATCTGAGATCGTCAGACAGGTTGCGCGTTTCAGTCCTGAATTTATGGTTCTTCTTGGAAGGGGCGAAAACAGCTTATTTGAGCTTGAGTTTGAGATTAAAACTTCATTTCCGGGCTTGAAATATGAGCTTGTCATTGCCGACGTCCAAAATCGTCAGAAACTTGAGCGGATCTTCAAGAAATTTCGACCTCAAGTAGTGTTCCACGCTGCAGCACATAAACACGTCCCCATGATGGAGGCAAACCCCGACCAGGCCATAATAAACAACGTAGGCGGCACCCGCAACGTAGCAGAACTGGCCCTTGAGTGGAGTGTGGAGCATTTCATTAATATATCCACAGATAAGGCCGTTAACCCCACGTCGATCATGGGAGCTTCAAAGCGCATTGCCGAAATGATAGTGCGAAGCATTGCATCGAAGGCCGCTCCTTGGCAATCTTTCGTGTCCGTTCGATTTGGAAACGTCTTGGGAAGTAGGGGCAGCGTAATTCCCATATTTAAGCGCCAGATAGCAGCAGGTGGGCCAGTAACCGTGACACACCCCGAGATGAAGCGCTACTTCATGACGATCCCAGAGGCCGCGCAGCTTGTCCTGCAGGCTGCAGCATTGCCCTATAACGGCAAAGTTTACGTCCTCGACATGGGCGAGCCGGTTATGATAAAAAACTTGGCGGAAGACCTCATTAAACTATCTGGATTTACGCCCTACGAAGACATCGATATAGTTTACACGGGATTAAGGCCAGGGGAGAAGCTTTTCGAGGAGCTTTTGATGGCAGAGGAGGGCACCGTAGAATCGCCCCATGAGAAGATCTTTATTGCCAATCAAAACGGCATTGACGAAAGCTTTTGCGAGAAGCTCAATTATTTACTTAAGGTAGCTCATGAAGGGGATGTTGAAGAGATTATAGCCACGATAAAATCGATCGTTCCCAATTTTAGGGTTGATAATGAAAAAGTTACTCCGGCAGACAGGATCACTATAAATAATATCTAA
- a CDS encoding O-antigen ligase family protein, whose amino-acid sequence MNEPLAKTPSWPMSLIAFGFYFSLFCDPWGPIPRYFGWLLSIIGIVGLFILQGSKLRKPVLDPAVKIIIYIMIIWSVFTTLLNFYGWYHFGKGVSNPLEAVFGIWLTAFVVSKEGTGRFQKVWWASSVLIFVACILQAVNVLKFSVFSHHNTLGLYAVVTLPMSLNFAVRRYDSRLLYVISSLTVVLNLIALFLSFSSGPWLVGGIEILLFLIIARPGKYGLFKGLLIPLLITAILGFAFALIQPTYLDLFKREISQLTSFSGDFSKFTTNRTRIWEKTAHLISQKPITGWGWIRYKTLFLMSNFEAIPGVGIPVEPHNMYIQLLTYGGFPLLIIVVGLMLRGAWLAWMKFKSCKGENKYLYAAVLATILAILVYSMGGSVFAARQKIGFLFWALYGIAAALPERGKGKA is encoded by the coding sequence ATGAATGAACCCCTTGCTAAAACCCCTTCGTGGCCGATGTCTTTAATTGCTTTTGGGTTTTACTTTTCCCTCTTTTGCGATCCCTGGGGTCCCATTCCCAGGTATTTTGGTTGGCTTTTATCGATCATCGGGATAGTTGGTCTGTTTATCCTTCAAGGCTCGAAGCTTCGAAAGCCAGTTTTGGACCCTGCGGTTAAAATCATTATATATATAATGATAATATGGTCTGTTTTTACCACGCTGCTTAATTTTTACGGATGGTACCATTTTGGTAAGGGGGTATCAAACCCTTTGGAGGCCGTCTTTGGCATATGGCTGACGGCGTTCGTCGTGTCTAAAGAAGGTACAGGGCGTTTTCAAAAGGTGTGGTGGGCTTCCAGCGTCCTGATATTTGTAGCGTGTATTTTGCAGGCAGTGAACGTGCTTAAGTTTAGCGTCTTTTCTCATCACAACACCCTTGGTTTGTATGCCGTCGTGACCCTTCCTATGTCACTTAACTTTGCAGTTCGAAGATACGACAGCAGGCTGCTATACGTCATTTCTTCTTTGACGGTTGTCCTTAATTTAATAGCGCTTTTTCTAAGTTTTAGCTCCGGTCCCTGGCTGGTAGGCGGGATAGAGATCTTGCTTTTCTTGATAATAGCCCGCCCTGGGAAATACGGTTTGTTTAAGGGGTTATTAATTCCCCTTTTAATTACGGCCATTCTGGGATTTGCGTTTGCTTTAATTCAACCTACCTACCTTGACCTCTTTAAACGAGAGATATCTCAATTGACTTCTTTCTCGGGGGATTTCTCGAAATTTACCACCAATCGCACGCGCATATGGGAAAAAACGGCGCACTTGATCTCCCAAAAGCCCATTACGGGATGGGGATGGATTAGATACAAGACCTTGTTTTTGATGAGTAATTTTGAAGCGATACCAGGAGTAGGCATTCCCGTAGAGCCTCACAACATGTACATTCAGCTGCTGACTTATGGAGGTTTTCCGCTTCTTATCATCGTCGTGGGGTTGATGCTTCGCGGTGCATGGCTTGCCTGGATGAAATTTAAAAGCTGCAAAGGCGAAAATAAGTATCTTTACGCTGCAGTCCTTGCCACAATATTGGCTATCTTGGTCTATAGCATGGGAGGAAGCGTCTTTGCCGCCAGACAAAAGATCGGCTTTCTTTTCTGGGCCTTGTATGGCATCGCTGCAGCACTGCCGGAAAGGGGCAAAGGTAAGGCTTGA
- the arsM gene encoding arsenite methyltransferase: protein MSEDIKKQIRHFYGKLANNAKEGNSCCCSGSCCGPIANAPLIYGEEFLEGLPEEALAASQGCANPLVFADLKEGNVVLDLGSGGGIDAFLAAKIVGDRGKVYGLDMTDDMLALAEENRKKAGLTNVKFIKGYIEDIPLPDESVDVVISNCVVNLSEDKEKVFREIYRVIKKGGHLSIADIVTLKEVPDSVRQITDLWVSCIAGSMPVDELNKTLAHVGFMDVTISLEHVYTKDVIKSMLGDEAKIDSADLDLLDGAFGSAVIKAVK from the coding sequence GTGAGTGAAGACATAAAAAAGCAGATACGACATTTTTATGGGAAGTTAGCCAATAACGCAAAAGAGGGAAATTCCTGCTGCTGCAGCGGCTCATGCTGCGGGCCCATCGCAAATGCACCGCTCATTTACGGCGAAGAGTTTCTGGAGGGTCTGCCCGAGGAGGCATTGGCGGCCTCTCAGGGGTGTGCCAATCCGTTGGTATTTGCCGATCTAAAGGAAGGCAACGTGGTGCTAGATTTGGGAAGCGGCGGCGGCATCGACGCATTTTTGGCAGCAAAGATCGTCGGAGACAGGGGAAAGGTTTACGGCCTTGACATGACGGACGACATGCTTGCCCTCGCCGAGGAAAACAGAAAAAAGGCGGGCCTTACGAACGTGAAGTTCATTAAAGGCTACATCGAAGATATCCCCCTGCCCGATGAATCCGTCGACGTGGTCATTTCAAACTGTGTCGTGAACCTGTCGGAGGACAAGGAGAAGGTCTTCAGGGAAATTTACAGGGTCATAAAGAAGGGCGGCCACCTGTCCATAGCAGACATAGTTACTTTAAAGGAGGTGCCCGACAGCGTCAGACAAATTACGGATCTTTGGGTGTCATGCATAGCCGGCTCCATGCCCGTCGACGAATTGAACAAAACGCTTGCCCACGTCGGCTTTATGGACGTCACGATTTCCCTGGAGCACGTGTATACCAAAGACGTGATAAAATCCATGCTCGGAGACGAGGCAAAGATCGATTCTGCCGATCTCGACCTGCTCGATGGGGCCTTCGGCAGTGCCGTGATAAAGGCCGTTAAATAA